From bacterium:
AATTTAGATACAGAGATAAAAAGAATACCCGAAGAAATGGAGGCTCATTATAGGAGTTTTAAGGCAAAGAAAGACGAGTTAGCAGTTTTAGAGTCAGAGCTTGTGGAGATTCAGAAGAATAGAAAATTGAAAGAGGTCGAACTTGACAGTGGTACAGAAGCAATAAAGAAATATAAAACACAACAGTATTCTGTTAAGACGAATAAAGAATATACTTCTTTGCAGCATGAGATTGGACAAATACAAGAGAAAAATTCTATATTAGAAGATGAGATACTCTCATTAATGGAACAATCAGATGCAGCGCATGAGGATATAGAAAAAAAGGCAGGAGAGATTAAGCTGGAGAATGGAAAACTTGAACAGGAAGAGCAGGAGAATAAGAGGAAAATAGCCCGGTTTGAACAGGAGCTTCAAAAAAGGCAAGAAGATCGAAAGAATTTAGTTAAAACTGTAAGTAGTGCTATTGTAGCCAAGTATGAAAGAATTAGAGATTTGAAGAATGGAGTGGGTATTGTGAATATTAGTGATGGAACATGTGGAGGCTGTCATATGGAATTACCTCCACAGATTATAAATAATACAAAGGCTGGTAACGGAGTTGCTGTATGTGAAAGGTGTTCGCGTATACTGTATATAAAGGAAGATAATTAGATGAAGGAGTTAACTATATACGTTGATGGGGCATCGGCTGGTAATCCGGGGAAAGCAGGTATAGGTATTGTGTTTTTTTGTGAGGGAAAGAAAATAAAGGAATATTCTCAATACATAGGAGTTACAACAAATAATGTGGTTGAGTACATGGCTGTAATTTTTGCCATGCAAGAAGCTCTGATTATGAGAGTGCAGAATATTACTGTTTTTACAGATAGCGAGCTTATTACAAGGCAGATACAAGGCAAATACAAAGTCAAGGATAATACCCTGTTTCGTTTACATATGCAGGTTCAACATCTAAAAAACGGTTTTAAAAAGTTTAACATCTCACATATAGAACGTACTAGTAATAAGGAAGCTGATAAATTAGCAAGCAGGTCGGTTGACCGCCTCGATGTATGTCGGGGAGGAAAGTCCGGGCTCCAGAGAGCAAGGTGTCCCATAACCTGGGATGGAAGCGATTCCAAGGAAAGTGCAACAGAAAGAAAACTTCCAAGCGCCTAGTTGGGTGTTTGGTAAAGTTGAAATGGTGTGGTAAGAGCACACCGATCTGATAGCGATATCAGACGCATGGTAAACCCCATCTGGAGAAAGGCTAAGTAAGAGGGAAGAGACTGCTCGTCTCAATTTAACCCTCGGGTAAACCGCTAGATAACGATGGCAACGTCGGTGCAAGATAGATGGTCAACTATTACAGAACCCGGCTTATAGACCTGCTTATCTTATTTTCTATAGAGTCCATGTTTGCATATATAATCTTCAACACTCTCAGGCAATAAGTATTTTATCGGAGCGCCTGATTTTATTCTCTTTCGAATGTCGGAAGAAGAGATTGCAAGATAGGTAATCTCCATCATTTCGGTATATTTCTTGAAAACATGTTTTGCTTTTTTAACGTCATATCCCGGACGAGACGTTACTATAAACCTACACATTCTCAAAAGCGCATCAGGAGATGCCCAGCTATCTATTTCCAAAAAAGCATCTGTGCCTATTATGAAATATATATTAACACCTCTGCCATATTTTTTTACAAATGCTTTAATCGTATCTATAGTATATGATGTGCCTCCTCTTTTTATTTCAATGTCTGAATCCTCAAACAAAGGATTACCAGCTATTGCTAATTTTATCATCTTAAGACGATGATGAGCCTCAGCAAGATTGGAAGTATTTTTGAGGGGATTAAGGGCTGAAGGAATAAATATTACCTTGTCAAGTTTGAATTTATTGCAAACCTCGGAAGCGCTTACAAGATGCCCATAATGAATGGGATTAAAAGTACCGCCCATAATAGCAATGCGCATTATATTCGCACCTGGCCATTGCCGAATATAAGATATTTATAGGTTGTGAGTTCTTCCAGTCCCATAGGCCCTCTAGCATGCAATTTGCCTGTACTTATACCAATTTCAGCGCCTAATCCAAATTCGCCGCCATCAGTAAATCGAGTAGATGAGTTGACATATACAGTAGCAGAATCTATTTCTTTCAGAAACCTATCTGCAGATGAACTATCTTTTGTAATTATAGCGTCAGAATGGCAGGATCCGTATTTATTAATGTGATTGATCGCCTCTTGTTCTGAGGACACTATCTTGATGGAAAGTATTAAGTCAAGATATTCAGTCGCCCAATCTTTCTCTTTCGCTAGTTTTGCCTCAGGGACAATTCCTTTGGTTTTTCTACAGCCTCTTATTTCAACGCCTGCATTCCTGAACATATCTATCATCTGAGGCAGAAAGACCTTGGCGATATCTTTATG
This genomic window contains:
- the nadD gene encoding nicotinate-nucleotide adenylyltransferase; this encodes MRIAIMGGTFNPIHYGHLVSASEVCNKFKLDKVIFIPSALNPLKNTSNLAEAHHRLKMIKLAIAGNPLFEDSDIEIKRGGTSYTIDTIKAFVKKYGRGVNIYFIIGTDAFLEIDSWASPDALLRMCRFIVTSRPGYDVKKAKHVFKKYTEMMEITYLAISSSDIRKRIKSGAPIKYLLPESVEDYICKHGLYRK